Genomic DNA from Solanum dulcamara chromosome 4, daSolDulc1.2, whole genome shotgun sequence:
CTCCACAAGGACTATGcagaaatgcaacttccttctggtttttgtgtttgtttggctGTTTGTCTTTGGCTGATTGTTTTTTCTTAGGGACATCCACACTCTCTAACATCAACACACCACAGCAAACACTCTACCAACtggcagcacacaaggaacatgggtACAGCAGCCTGCAGATCCCCTTGGTTGTGAGGTGCAGTCGTTTTGATTtatgcaggtaccccagctGCAGCTTCCTCCTTGAAGCTGCATTGAGCCCCAAGAGCAGtcaccccagcaacaactccatccacctgcagcagacaagaaacatatacaagtttgtttgttttgtttttctgtacaggtactccaagaagtctAACCACCTCataacaaagaccaacaagcagcctagggaGACTGCAGCCATCAgaacctgcagattggcagccttgggtttgttgtttttgttgttgtttgtctGTGTAGGTGCAGATCCTCATAATTGTAAACAACTGGATACTAAAGCATGGATCACCTATCCATACATAtcagatgcattccatcaacagctgCAACAGCTACACCAACTTgaagcagacaaggaacaaatacaagctaatggttgttggagatacaggcaacagtggaacccagaaggaactccaacaccctcagagacaacatccaagaaccaacaacaatatcatgagtagctgtaGAATGATACACCTCCATCAACTCCATATACATACTGTGgaaacacaacaccaaacaactactcagccacacaccaaacaacaactcaaccacagagctgaagctgaaagtgcagaattgaaagatgaagttcaacagcatcagcaacaacagaggCCAAAACCAACACACCCACGTACAGCAACCTCCAGACTTGGTTG
This window encodes:
- the LOC129885014 gene encoding uncharacterized protein LOC129885014 is translated as MDSSTCLPNTYIEHITATTTKTNTKTITKRPPQGLCRNATSFWFLCLFGCLSLADCFFLGTSTLSNINTPQQTLYQLAAHKEHGYSSLQIPLVVRCSRFDLCRYPSCSFLLEAALSPKSSHPSNNSIHLQQTRNIYKFVCFVFLYRYSKKSNHLITKTNKQPRETAAIRTCRLAALDAFHQQLQQLHQLEADKEQIQANGCWRYRQQWNPEGTPTPSETTSKNQQQYHE